One part of the Aurantibacillus circumpalustris genome encodes these proteins:
- a CDS encoding HNH endonuclease encodes MKGNSALITLVIIVAIIGLVIKFVISVVSILLLPLGITLLSAGVVILSYIIYRHLYFNSSKFLNLKSDIQKYIKNCNDLNTHINELKSSFVAISTYDYGQGELNDNSNFKFKRKEWQNDIKNHQIYNCSAAVCKSASNQPIKYLCKYFNIETNEGTLMSFETVLNDFAAAEQGKELLRNERDSILNNISDSIPKLIMYFNKNMVIRKLGFESYDFSDLYFPVYTFQYVSAGGNSSTKCDIKLNIDNLENLIFYLNDLIKFKKSVHGQRALMTSALREKIKSRDNFCCKKCSLSIRDEKNLLLEIDHIIPLSRGGITSEDNLQTLCWRCNRTKGSKIENT; translated from the coding sequence ATGAAAGGTAATTCCGCTCTTATAACTCTAGTAATTATTGTTGCAATAATCGGACTCGTAATAAAATTCGTTATATCAGTGGTAAGTATTCTATTGCTTCCATTAGGCATCACATTATTAAGTGCTGGCGTAGTGATATTATCATACATCATATATAGACACCTCTATTTCAACAGTAGCAAATTTTTAAATCTCAAAAGTGACATCCAGAAATACATTAAGAATTGTAACGACCTGAACACTCATATTAATGAATTAAAAAGTTCTTTCGTTGCCATAAGTACATACGACTATGGACAGGGGGAACTGAATGACAACAGTAATTTTAAATTTAAACGCAAGGAGTGGCAAAATGACATTAAGAATCATCAAATTTATAACTGTTCTGCTGCCGTATGTAAAAGCGCAAGTAATCAACCAATCAAATACCTCTGTAAATATTTCAATATCGAGACAAATGAGGGTACATTGATGAGTTTTGAAACTGTACTTAATGACTTTGCTGCGGCAGAACAAGGAAAAGAACTATTAAGGAATGAAAGGGATTCTATTTTAAACAACATCAGCGATTCTATTCCGAAATTAATTATGTACTTCAACAAGAACATGGTAATTCGGAAGCTTGGCTTTGAAAGTTACGATTTTAGCGATTTGTATTTTCCTGTCTATACTTTTCAGTATGTGTCTGCGGGTGGCAACAGCTCGACAAAATGTGACATAAAATTAAACATCGACAACTTAGAGAACTTGATTTTCTATTTAAATGATTTAATTAAATTTAAAAAGAGCGTTCATGGACAAAGGGCATTAATGACATCCGCCTTAAGAGAAAAAATAAAATCACGAGATAACTTTTGTTGTAAAAAATGTAGCTTATCAATTAGAGACGAAAAGAATTTATTGCTAGAGATTGACCATATTATTCCGCTTTCAAGAGGCGGTATTACATCTGAAGACAATTTGCAAACTCTTTGTTGGAGATGCAATCGGACTAAAGGTTCAAAAATTGAAAATACTTAA